GGAAGACTTCAATAAAGCAGTTACATCGAAACTCACAGAACATCTGAGCCAGTGTTCTTTCAGGAAAGATGAAAACACTTTTAAGTGTAGGCTACACAGACGGGCAATAATGACAGATAGATAAAATaacaaaagaagacaaagaaaccCATGAGTGgcatgaaaagaaaagtcacTAACAATGCGCTCGTGGCCATCAATTGGCCCGGCGAATCGACCTTGACCTTTGTGCTCATTTATGTGACCAGACTTTGCAAAAAATGATACCTTGAAACCGTTAGAATGAGTGTAAGAAATATGACGGGCAACAAGTTTAACATCTACAAGCTTGGTGATAGCATATGCAATGCCGTATTACTTGGGCATCGTTTTTGCTGAGATGATGGTCTCTGTAGTATCATAAAGAAGCGGTTTCAGGCGCTTCCTTGCCTTTATCAGTTGTGCTGCGGGAAAATCGAGAAGATCCAAGGTGTGTTTCTTGTGCACGGCCAATGTTGACCTGTGGCTGTGCTCAATGCATACCACGTTTTAGAAATCGCCTGCCTCTCCACCGTCGAATATGGACAAAGACAACCTTCGTGCTTGGTAGACGGGGTGATGTATTATTTCGGATACATGAAAGGATGCCTTGTTGATGTATGGGTGCGCAAGCATACCAACAAAATTTACCAGATGCATGCGTCAAATGAAAGAGTTTTTTGTCTTTAAAGGGGAGTACATACCACATCTTTGGAATTCAGGGAAACAAAATCCATCAGCGAGCTTCGCAAAGCTATCAGGGAGGATAATGTCAATCTAGTTGCATCCCGTGCCTGCATCAAGGCCGCACGACATACCTGAAATTGTCTAGGCTAGGCTTAATCACCATGTTTAGTTCAGAAGATCACCATTTGCCGGCCGGAATATTCTCGTGCCAAGCGAGGAGAACAAGACTCCAAGTGGGGGATTACTGTTTAAGCTAGTTGATTGTGATTGTTACATTCACTTATTGATATTATTATTGCCATGTGTGGAAAATTGGAGTACCCCCACATAACCGTTGAATTTAAGCTTGTATTCAAGGTTGGCGTTAGCGGAAGCCTCCGTATTCTGGGGTAAACGATTTTCCAACTTTATttagaaaagagaagaaaagaaagtatttttttttatataaaaaagtgaGAAAatgggaagaaaaggcaaaagacATGGATGAAGGTACCTACATAAGAGAAAGCAATCGCTGGGGAGGTCGCACGAGAAGTGCACTTTGAAGCTCCACGACGAAGTAGGGATAGCGGTATCCTTGTATTCAAAGGCAGACAACGCCTTTTCTCCAATCGCTGAAGGCGTCTCTGTTTAGATTAGAGGATCTAATATTTCTGTTTGTGGAATTGCTTCCTTATTCATTGAAAGGCTGAAACAGCTGTTTAAACCAACGGTGAATTACGCCTCGCATTTACCATGTGCTGCATCAGCCATGCTAGTTATAATGCCAAGGGGCTAAGGATGCGATGCAacagcattttttttccagttATAATTTACCACCAAAAAGGAGGGATATGAGGAAAACGAGCTACCTGTGGCTTTCCCCCCTGCCTCTCTTTCTATCGGGCAAAAGGCTTTGCGTTTAAAAGGCCCATTAGAAGTTTCAAATCAAGCCCAAATCTTTTCATAGTTTTGCCACCTTGATTGTCATAATGGTTTCGCAGACAACAGCCAAGCCATGCCAAGTCTCTTGGTACACACCACATTCAATACCGCTACATTGTGCGAATCAAAATGGCCTTATTCTCCAGCCTATTCTAACCTAGTCCTCCCACACAACACATCTAGCTCAAGAGCCAACGCTTCTGAGCGCCAGTCACTATTCATTGAGAGTGCACAGACAGTGACTCCAGAACTAGCAAGGGATTTCTCCAAGCACCAATATGGGACCATATGGATGATAACAGTATAGTGTAGCTGGTCGATGGACTTGGAGGTCGTATTCCCCGCATGCAACCCATGATAGTAGAAGGAGCGCTTAAGCTTAATACCAAGGTACAATGTCAGCCTTAATGGACAAGCGCTCGGTGAGTAGTCAGAAGGTATCTATGAGTAGACTTTAGAGATGGAGACGTAGAAACTAACGCTCTACAAATAAAAGTTGATGGGCATTAGCAGCAGATACAGCCGCACAACGCCCTTAATGCTTAtcataggtacatgtatacatccatctcttcataTAGGTACGGAACAAGCTCAAAGTTCGCTTCAGCAACAATTACTTCATATTTTCCCCGGAAGCAGTAACTGGGATAACTGCCAGGTAAATAAATCCCTAGTCTTTCATATTCGGGCCAATTCGGAAGCCTACAACTACTGGGCTCGTCATTCTGCGGTATTCCAAAACACAACAGCTTACCGTCTGATGCTTGCATCGTGTCCTTCTCCACAGTAGGTCACGTCCATGTGCCCTCCATCCCTTCATATTCTTAGTCTGTCCATTCTAGAAACGACGAACCATTTCTATTCTCCAAACTCTCGCGGCCTTATCCCGGTTTAGGTGCCAAGATTCCAAGATTCAAAAAAAGCATAGTGCCCCCTCCGTGCTTGTGGTTCCCCTCTCTCCATCCGATCCTAGATATTTCCCTCCACATCATCCCCCGCATTCCTCGGATGACGCCTCCAGATTTGCCTCCCCGTTCTCTCCAGGCCGTCATGAGCGAAACGCGGCCGAGATTTGTTGAGATGTGGCTGTTTAACCTCTTAAGCGATCTGTCCAGACTTTGTTGTTTCGGGGAAAAGAAATCTAAAACTGTAACCTGGATGGTAGATAAGGCGGGCAGGAAAAAGTTTATACAAGTCCAGACTCATCGAGGCCAGCCACATTtcagccaaagaaaaagaagccccGAAAACTTGCATGTCTACTTCCCTCCACGGTGAGTTTCAACAGCTGGTTCAGAGGCCATGTTACTATACGCCCGCTCAGATATGGGGCAGCATTAAAGCCTTCACCCTGATGATCTTGCTGTAGCAACACGCTTTAATGTCTAGCCCCCCAGGCTAGTGCGGCGTATTAGacattcttctttctccatTCTCCATATCGTATTGTTGCTCCGAAAAGCTTATACATCAAACTCTCGTCGCTTTCGGCCGGGCTTCATTCCGATTTTGATCTCATCAAGCCAACGTGTCTGGTTCAGGTCGACGTCGATCCACTTGTCATTCGTCTCTATACATATAAATACCCCCTTCTTGGACGCAGactccaagacaaaaaaaaaatcatcatccAGACTCATCACCATTCATACTTTCccatctttgtcttcttccccATCTTCCCATCTTCCCTTTTGGCTACCAAATCAGTCCTGGTAACCATGTCAGACAGCGCCAGCACCCCCTCAACACAGCACGAGCCCGCCGACGACCTGGCCAAAGGCGTCCTCGCCACGGCCAAACAGTCATGGCGGGACCTCTTCGTGTGGAAGCAGCGCGTAGTGCTCACAAATGCCTACGGTGAGACGAGATGTGAGTGGCACGAGCCAGATGCCATCCAGAACCCCATCTCGCTGCTGGCCCAGCTCACGCTCAGAGACTgggtcttcttcatcgtcggcTGGCTCGCGTGGACGGCCGACGCGTTTGACTTCCACGCGCTCTCCATCCAGACAGTTAAGCTGTCTAAATACTTTGGCCGGTCCAAGACGGACATCACAACGGCCATAACCCTGACGTTGCTGCTCCGCTCCGCCGGTGCTGCCCTCTTTGGCCTTGCTGGAGACAAATGGGGCCGTAAATGGCCCATGGTCTTCAACATGCTGGTGCTGGGATGTCTCCAGATTGCTACAATCTACTGCGGGACATTCACCGAGTTTCTGGCGGTGCGGAGTTTGTTTGGCCTGTTCATGGGAGGCGTGTACGGcaacgccatcgccatggcgctggagcAATGCCCGTAAGTAGCAGTTCCTCATTTTGCCATCCAGGCCCTTTTCTTGTCGTACTTGCTCGAGTCGACATGTACGTGgcgttttgtcttttccgcTTCCAGGCAACTAACATCTCTTGGCTTTCAGATCCAACGCGCGTGGCTTGATGTCGGGCATCCTCCAGCAGGGCTACTCGGTAGGCTACGTCTTGGCTGCGTCCGCCAATCTCGGTGTTGGAGGCAGCATCGAATCGTGGAAAACCGTCTTTTGGATCGGAGGTTGGTTTGCCCCAGCTTTTTGAGTTTCTCTTTGTCTATGTTTTATATTTTACATCTCTGAATCGAGCCTAACATTTTGTGGCTTCAGCGGGACTATCCATTGGCGTCGGCCTGCTCCGCATATGCTTCCCCGAATCGCAGCAGTTCCTGGACGCCAAAAAGGCGGGCAAGAAAGCCTCGTCTGCGGGCGCCTTCTGGCGCGAAACGCGGACGATGCTCGGCCAGGAGTGGAAGATGTTCGTGTACTGCGTCATCCTCATGACGTGGTTCAACTACTACTCGCACACGTCGCAGGACTCGTTCACGACGTTTATGCTGacgcagaagaagctggacaaCGCCGGGGCGTCGCGCGCCTCCATCGTGATGAAGGTTGGCGCCTCGGTCGGCGGCACCATCATCAGCTACCTCAGCCAGTTctttggccgccgccgcctgaTGATGGTTGCCGCGCTCATGTCCGCCCTGCTGATCCCCGCCTGGATCCTGCCCGAGAGCGAGGCCGCGCTGTGCGCCACGGCCTTCTTCATGCAGTTCTTCGTCCAGGGTGCTTGGGGCGTGATCCCCATCCACCTCAACGAGCTGTCTCCTCCGGCCTTCCGGTCGTCCTTCCCCGGCGTCACGTACCAGCTGGGCAACATGATTTCGTCGCCCTCGGCCCAGCtcgtcaacgccatcgcTGAGCACACCTTCATCACCGTCAAGGGCGGCGAGAAGGCCGAGGCGTACGGGCCCGTCATGGGGATTGCCAcggccatcatcgccatgggcATCTTTGTGACCGTCATGCTTGGCCCCGAGCGACGTGGCCGCAGCTTTGAAGGCGTTGTTGCTGGCGTCGAGAGGAGCGACTCAAACGGAGAGACGGGCGTGAAGCTGGCGGATGAGGAGAAGGGCGAGGCCCAAACCGTCGAGGCGGCTGAACAGAAGAGCCAGGCTCCGACAGAGAGGGAGACGGGTGAGGAATAGGCCCTTTCCCAGGCCTGGCTTTTGAGTTTCAGCGCGACGAGTTCCTTTCTTTGAGCATGCGAGTACGGACGTCAGGGCGGGTATATTGAGTGTGGTAGAAGCTCGTCACTCGGACGGTTTCGTCATAAACAGTCTTCTTTGGATTGTCATCGTTTCatagtttttcttttctgcggGTTGCTACTTTGGAAAGTACTGGAAATGTGTTGTGTTATGATATACCCTAGTCATTTGAAAGACTCTACATTGGGAGAAGCGGGCCTGCAAATTCATGTTGTATATCATGGAAAAAATAAGCGAGAAAGAGAGTTTCTACAGTATCTAGTCTTGTtccaataaaaaaaagcttagTCATTCATCATTAAAAGCCATCTAACCGGTGATGGCCAAACGTCTTTTACATAGAAGCCCAGTCATGGTGACGTCGTTGGGAGGTAAAGCACCGTCATCATCCCAAAAGAGCCAAAATCACGACGATAATTCAACATCACTCAATGTCGATAGGTACCCGTAAAGTCAAAATCAAGCCATGCTTGCCATGCTTGCCATGGTCTAAAAGTGATCTGCATATAGCGTGCCACTACCAGTAATACGCGTCTGGTGCCATCGCCCGCAAACAAGTTGGCTCTACCATCATAGGCCAGCTAGTGGAGACGTCATGATCGTCGCGAATTCGCCACATCAGGAACCCCCAGATTTTGAGAAGACGCAGTTTGCTCGATCCGGCACACAAAAGCCAGGATAGGAATCCCATTTCTTGGATATTGTCAGGCTTGGTGGGGACTATCGTGAACCATGGGCCGTCATGTCGACATCATGGATGCATGTCATTGCCTTGCCACGGGATGCGCCCGAGTGGTTATATAAAGACGGTTGTGCAAGGCAGGGATAGCGCTTTTAACTTAGATACTCAAACAACATCAAACATTGTTTACGACAATTAAAccaaacgaaaaaaaaaatttaaacAAAATCCACAACACCACAATGCCTCTTTCCAGCAAAAAGAACCAGGCGCTCGCAGCTGAGCAGCAACACCTCGCAGCTTCCGGCGCTGCAGGCCCCGGCCCCACCTACGGCTCCGGCCCCGGGCACGCAAACGCCTCAAACGCCGCAAACGCCAACCTGCCCGGTCCGGCGCCCTTCACAGCCGGGCCGCACCGCCACGACGTCCTCAACAAGCTGGATCCCACCGTCGACAGCGGCACGGGCGGGATGCAGGTCCTCACCGGTGCTCACCACAACACAGGAATGGCCGGCGGAGTTCCAGCCCAAGGCGCCATGGGCGGCAACAACCCCTACGGCGGCAATGCCGTCGATCCGACGCTGCCCAACGCCGGCAACTACTACACCATGGGCACAAACGTCGTTCCGGGCAACAACACCGTGCCTCGAAACGCTCCCGAGGGCACGTATGGCCCTCACACCTCTCGCCTGGCCAATGCTGCTGATCCGCGAGTCGACTCTGACGCAGACCACCGCCGAAGAGTAGGACTCGGCACCGGAGCTGGCTCAGGAGCTGCGGCTagaggcggcgctggagtTGGTGCCGGAGGAGCCATGGGAACTGGAGGAAATGCCAAACCCATCTTTCCCCCTGGAGTGGGAGGACCAGCACCGACGACAGCAGGACCTCATCGACATGACATTTTGAACAAGTTGGACCCGAGTGTGGATAGTCGATCTGCCACTACGGTTGATGCTACTGGCCGCAAAGTCATCCCCTAAGCGATAACGAGAGGGACGATGTGAAAGCGTGCTGGTGTTTTTTATGTTCTACCAGAATGCAGTGTACGATTAACGATATGAGTTTGGTTTGAGTTTATGGAAGATACCAATTGGGAATTAAGAGCAGGGGGCTTTTGCTTTGTAAACTATCTAGGCTTCAGTTTATGAGTAATGACGAATTTGATCTATTACATCTCGAAGAATGTgactatataaaaaagtgtGAGGCTACATCAGGGACAGAGAACTGCGACTTGATGTTTAGGTAATAGTCATGAATACGCCGATAATGTCCATCAATCTGGGCAAGGCGTCGATTATCTTCCAAGCATCTGGTCGTGCTCCTATTGTCTGATTCGTTCGAGTCTGTGCAACATCTTTGCCGTTGTCGTCACCGATTGTATGGACAGTGGGCTGTCCCTCAGTGTAAGCAGGCGACGCAGAACCATCCCCAAAGTTCGACTGCAATAAACGATCATCAGATCAGGCCAATGCATGCCTTCATGTCCATTAGTGTTCAGTCCAGCAAAATTATAGAAGCAAAGGAGGGATTTCCCATCACGATGTACATCGTTGTAATAAGGAGTCGGTTCATCTTGATCAACACTGTTTACTCCAATGTATTGATATCGATCTATAGGCATTCCCTTCCATGTGGGTGCGGATCGGTGCAGTACTCATATTGGCAAACAAGTGCCCGCGTCGGAGGGCAAACGGTAGCTAGCTATAATGTTCGAATCTCACAAGCTTTGGAAATTGCAGCTTTCACAATACCCTAATAGCAGCACCAGGCACATCTGCTTcgtaaataattatttattatacgATATTCGCTGGGGGCTCAGCTACCGAAAAGCTAGCTTGACAACGTTTTAGGACTCCATTATAAACCTCTATGTGTCTTCTCTCCGCTCCGTGGCGAGGATTTTGCACCATTGCCGAAGATTTCGCTCCAAGTAAAGTCGGTGCTTTTCCCACTGTACCAAGCTGCCAAGTGGCAAGGGCCACAAGCCGACATGATCCCCCGATTCCTACATCTCAGAGGAAGCCAAGCCCTCGCCCCTCGTAGTGCGCTTTTCCCATATCCGATTCCAATATCAATAATTCCTCTAACCCATAGTCGCTTCCGTCAACTCATTGCGCCTTTCCTcggctgttgaagatggtgatgatgccgaaTCCAACGTAGAACAGGGCGACTGGGTACGCCACCAGTCCGCGCATATCCTTCATTTTGCCGACGGCTAATACAAGTTAGCTATAAACTCATCCACCAAGAATCTTCCTTTTGCTCAGCTTCCAATCGTACTCACCACAGAAGATGgcgcttgatcttgaagtCGACCAGCAGATGGCCAAGCTCGTAATGATGTATCCCGCCATGCAGTCCAGAGGCATGACCACACCAACCAACGACGTCAGAACCAGCGGCAAGAAGCTATATCCCAGCACACTAGCATTCTGAGTAAACGTCAGTGTGCTAGCCGTGGGCTCGGCCCCAGGATATCCCTGCGGAGTGTCGGGCGTCATCAAGCCGAGAATCATGTACAACGTACTCGAGCCCATAACCGCCAGACTGTAAACGTAGCCAAAGTGGACCTGCCCGCtgcaaagcaaaaaggcgCCAAACAGAATCACAAACAGCAAAGGCCCAGCCAAATCAGAGTCGTTCATAACATGCTCCAGCCGCTCGATGGGAGAAAACGGGTTGAGGACGGCAAGCGTCTTGGCCTGCATGTGTGCAAAGTCAACGCCCAGCTCCTCTCGTAATGACGGCTCGTTGTCGTAGCCTTCTGCGGAAAAGGCCGCCAGCCACCCCGTCCTCAGGCCGGTCTGTTCGCGATAGCCGCCGCCAGGAGGGACGCCGTAGCTGGCCGGGGGGGGCTTGTGAGGGCGCGG
This portion of the Trichoderma atroviride chromosome 6, complete sequence genome encodes:
- a CDS encoding uncharacterized protein (TransMembrane:10 (i74-92o112-132i144-164o170-189i210-226o232-250i284-302o322-341i353-370o449-471i)), whose translation is MSDSASTPSTQHEPADDLAKGVLATAKQSWRDLFVWKQRVVLTNAYGETRCEWHEPDAIQNPISLLAQLTLRDWVFFIVGWLAWTADAFDFHALSIQTVKLSKYFGRSKTDITTAITLTLLLRSAGAALFGLAGDKWGRKWPMVFNMLVLGCLQIATIYCGTFTEFLAVRSLFGLFMGGVYGNAIAMALEQCPSNARGLMSGILQQGYSVGYVLAASANLGVGGSIESWKTVFWIGAGLSIGVGLLRICFPESQQFLDAKKAGKKASSAGAFWRETRTMLGQEWKMFVYCVILMTWFNYYSHTSQDSFTTFMLTQKKLDNAGASRASIVMKVGASVGGTIISYLSQFFGRRRLMMVAALMSALLIPAWILPESEAALCATAFFMQFFVQGAWGVIPIHLNELSPPAFRSSFPGVTYQLGNMISSPSAQLVNAIAEHTFITVKGGEKAEAYGPVMGIATAIIAMGIFVTVMLGPERRGRSFEGVVAGVERSDSNGETGVKLADEEKGEAQTVEAAEQKSQAPTERETGEE
- a CDS encoding uncharacterized protein (EggNog:ENOG41), with the translated sequence MPLSSKKNQALAAEQQHLAASGAAGPGPTYGSGPGHANASNAANANLPGPAPFTAGPHRHDVLNKLDPTVDSGTGGMQVLTGAHHNTGMAGGVPAQGAMGGNNPYGGNAVDPTLPNAGNYYTMGTNVVPGNNTVPRNAPEGTYGPHTSRLANAADPRVDSDADHRRRVGLGTGAGSGAAARGGAGVGAGGAMGTGGNAKPIFPPGVGGPAPTTAGPHRHDILNKLDPSVDSRSATTVDATGRKVIP
- a CDS encoding uncharacterized protein (BUSCO:EOG092D3JAM~TransMembrane:4 (o192-209i216-235o266-296i317-335o)), whose translation is MLYFERTKGSQKLQSWSSAGDRYQLRSYRCLVLCNPPPKLVSGPLKPHVKSSNSKSRVSRHSLQSVIPVTISYASPPHLCDRPWRNTTTSTAPLHRPQRPRTSNSTMAPTRPRPHKPPPASYGVPPGGGYREQTGLRTGWLAAFSAEGYDNEPSLREELGVDFAHMQAKTLAVLNPFSPIERLEHVMNDSDLAGPLLFVILFGAFLLCSGQVHFGYVYSLAVMGSSTLYMILGLMTPDTPQGYPGAEPTASTLTFTQNASVLGYSFLPLVLTSLVGVVMPLDCMAGYIITSLAICWSTSRSSAIFCAVGKMKDMRGLVAYPVALFYVGFGIITIFNSRGKAQ